TGATTTAAACTCTCTTTGTATATTAAGATATTATGGTGATAGATCTCAACTTCTTTTTCAGAAAAATTCTTTTTTAATCCCCACAGGAATAATACTGAAAAAACAAGTAAGCAGGCTATCAATATAATATCTGCTTTGGTGAATATTTTCTTTAAATTTGCCAAATTTTTAACAATTGGCAAATTTTGTGTTTTAGAATTCCCCATAAATCTCAAAATCACAAAATGGGCATTTATTATTTTTGATCAATATTTTCGGAGAAAATCCTCTTTT
Above is a genomic segment from Candidatus Cloacimonadota bacterium containing:
- a CDS encoding NusG domain II-containing protein, which produces MGNSKTQNLPIVKNLANLKKIFTKADIILIACLLVFSVLFLWGLKKNFSEKEVEIYHHNILIYKESLNQNKIIEIEKGIVIEIKKGKVRMKESTCKNQICVQQGWNDTFPIICVPNEISIVIKRNEEKLLITK